In Castanea sativa cultivar Marrone di Chiusa Pesio chromosome 6, ASM4071231v1, a single window of DNA contains:
- the LOC142639174 gene encoding uncharacterized protein LOC142639174, which yields MFPFLLFLLILTPHFTHSLNQEGLFLQQVKKSLTDPSQYLSSWNERDDTPCNWTGINCNNSTHRVDSVVLSNLELQGPFPTLLCRLPSLSSLSLDNNYISGSLIVDISTCQNLKFLNLSLNNLVGHIPATLSQLPNLRTLDLSINNFSGEIPASFGEFRHLETLNLENNLLNGSIPISLGNISTLKVLDLAYNPFIPSRIPSQLGNLTNLEVLYLSGCRLKGPIPDSLGRLTRLKSLELTYNNLTGSIPSSITQLKSIVQIELYFNKLSGVLPSGLSNLTTLSKFDVSMNQLTGTIPDELCELELESLNLYENRFEGSVPEIITRSTKLYELKLFNNTLTGSLPSELGKNSPLQTIDISYNGFSGEIPKYLCEKGALTQLILMYNSFSGEIPGSYGNCKSLYRVRLKQNNLSGSVPESFWGLPHVYLLELEDNSLSGNISRMISGSYNLSQLLISKNQFSGLIPEEIGSLNNLYQFSGSDNRLTGPIPGSFVKLSELGTLDLSNNELIGKVPEGIQAWKKLNELNLANNSLYGEIPSEIGSLPVLNYLDLSGNHFSGKIPIELQNLNLNKLNLSNNWLSGDLPPHYANENYRNSFLGNPGLCGDLPDLCPSVGGGKKEENLWIFRSIFMLAGIVLIVGVVGFYWKYQTYKENKKGLAMSKWKSFHKLGFSEFEIMDCLNEGNVIGSGGSGKVYKVVLSNGEIVAVKKLWGGKKKGDGSVDSEKDWFEAEVETLGRIRHKNIVRLWCCYDTGDCKLLVYEYMPNGSLGDLLHSGKGGLLDWPTRYQIALDAAEGLSYLHHDCVPSIVHRDVKSNNILIDGEFRARVADFGVAKVVAAVSKGGEPMSVVAGSCGYIAPEYAYTLRVNEKSDIYSFGVVILELVTGRRAIDPEFGEKDLVKWVSTTIDQKGIDHVIDPTLEPKYKEEISKILDIGLLCTGLLPINRPAMRKVVKLLQEAGAGSKSKRTHKDGKLSPHYQEDASDQGGIV from the exons ATGTTTCCATTTCTACTCTTCCTATTGATTCTCACACCACACTTCACTCACTCTTTGAATCAAGAAGGCCTTTTTCTTCAGCAAGTCAAAAAAAGCCTCACTGACCCAAGTCAGTACCTCTCGTCATGGAACGAACGAGACGACACTCCATGCAACTGGACTGGCATCAACTGCAACAACTCGACTCACCGAGTCGACTCAGTCGTCCTCTCCAACTTGGAACTCCAAGGCCCTTTTCCCACCTTGCTTTGCCGACTTCCTTCGCTCTCCTCACTCTCTCTCGACAACAACTACATCAGCGGTTCCCTCATCGTTGATATCTCCACGTGTCAAAATCTGAAGTTCCTCAACCTGTCCCTGAACAACTTGGTGGGTCACATCCCGGCCACTCTGTCTCAGCTCCCGAATCTCCGGACTCTGGACCTTTCAATTAACAACTTTTCGGGCGAGATTCCGGCGAGTTTCGGAGAGTTTCGCCATCTCGAAACGCTCAACCTCGAGAAtaatttattaaacgggtcgaTACCCATTTCATTGGGAAACATTTCCACTCTGAAAGTGCTCGACCTCGCATATAACCCGTTCATACCGAGTCGGATACCGAGTCAACTCGGCAACCTGACGAATCTCGAGGTACTCTATCTCAGTGGGTGTCGTCTCAAAGGTCCGATTCCGGACAGTCTCGGCCGGCTGACTCGCCTGAAAAGCCTCGAGTTGACCTATAATAATCTCACTGGATCAATCCCCAGCTCAATCACACAGTTGAAAAGCATAGTCCAAATCGAACTGTATTTTAACAAGCTCTCCGGCGTGTTACCTTCGGGGTTGTCGAACTTGACAACGTTGTCGAAATTCGACGTGTCGATGAACCAGTTGACCGGGACGATCCCGGACGAGTTGTGCGAGTTAGAACTGGAGTCACTGAACCTGTACGAGAATCGCTTCGAAGGGTCTGTACCAGAGATCATAACTCGTTCAACAAAGCTGTACGAACTGAAACTCTTCAACAACACACTCACTGGCTCACTGCCCAGTGAACTCGGGAAGAACTCACCGTTGCAGACCATTGACATTTCCTACAATGGATTCTCTGGAGAAATCccaaaatatttgtgtgaaaaAGGTGCTTTAACACAACTTATTTTGATGTACAATTCATTTTCGGGTGAGATTCCAGGGAGTTATGGAAATTGTAAGAGCTTATACCGGGTTCGGTTAAAGCAGAACAATCTTTCTGGTTCAGTACCCGAAAGTTTCTGGGGCTTACCCCATGTGTACCTTCTTGAGCTTGAGGATAACTCACTGTCTGGAAACATTTCTAGAATGATATCCGGTTCTTATAATTTGTCTCAGTTGTTGATCTCGAAAAACCAGTTTTCGGGGTTGATACCTGAGGAGATTGGGTCACTGAACAATCTTTATCAGTTCTCGGGGAGTGATAATAGGCTTACTGGTCCAATTCCTGGGAGTTTTGTGAAGTTGAGTGAATTGGGTACGCTTGATCTTAGCAATAATGAGCTTATCGGCAAAGTTCCTGAGGGAATTCAAGCTTGGAAGAAGCTCAATGAGCTTAATTTGGCAAACAACAGCTTGTATGGTGAGATCCCAAGTGAAATTGGGAGCTTACCTGTGCTTAATTATCTTGATCTTTCTGGGAATCACTTTTCCGGCAAAATCCCAATTGaattgcaaaatttgaatctcAATAAGCTTAATTTGTCGAATAATTGGTTGTCCGGGGACCTCCCTCCACATTATGCGAATGAGAATTATAGGAATAGCTTTCTGGGAAATCCAGGGCTGTGTGGTGACCTTCCTGATCTTTGTCCTAGTGTAGGTGGAGGTAAGAAAGAGGAGAATCTGTGGATTTTCCGATCAATCTTTATGCTTGCGGGCATTGTTCTCATTGTTGGGGTTGTAGGGTTCTATTGGAAGTACCAAACTTACAAGGAGAACAAGAAAGGGCTTGCTATGTCGAAGTGGAAGTCGTTCCATAAGCTCGGTTTTAGTGAGTTTGAAATTATGGATTGTCTCAATGAAGGAAATGTGATCGGTAGTGGAGGTTCCGGAAAAGTTTATAAGGTTGTGCTTAGTAATGGTGAGATAGTGGCGGTAAAGAAACTATGGggtggaaaaaagaaaggagatgGCAGTGTTGATTCAGAGAAAGATTGGTTTGAAGCTGAAGTTGAAACATTGGGAAGGATTCGGCACAAGAATATTGTGAGGTTATGGTGTTGCTATGACACCGGGGATTGCAAGCTTCTGGTTTATGAATACATGCCTAATGGGAGCTTGGGAGATTTGTTGCATAGTGGCAAGGGCGGATTGTTGGATTGGCCAACAAGGTATCAGATTGCTCTGGATGCAGCTGAAGGGCTTTCTTATCTGCATCATGATTGTGTTCCATCTATTGTCCATAGGGATGTgaaatcaaacaatatattgaTAGATGGAGAGTTTAGGGCTAGAGTTGCGGATTTTGGAGTTGCTAAAGTAGTAGCAGCAGTCAGCAAAGGGGGAGAACCAATGTCTGTTGTGGCAGGCTCTTGCGGTTACATTGCTCCAG AATATGCTTATACACTTCGGGTGAATGAAAAGAGCGATATCTATAGCTTTGGGGTGGTCATATTGGAGTTGGTCACAGGTAGACGCGCAATTGATCCTGAGTTTGGGGAGAAAGACTTGGTGAAATGGGTGTCCACCACAATAGATCAGAAAGGAATCGACCATGTAATTGACCCTACACTTGAACCTAAGTACAAAGAAGAGATCAGCAAGATTCTTGACATCGGCCTTCTTTGCACTGGCTTACTTCCTATTAACCGCCCTGCAATGCGAAAAGTGGTTAAATTGCTGCAGGAAGCAGGGGCAGGAAGTAAGTCCAAGAGAACTCACAAGGACGGGAAGCTCTCCCCTCATTACCAGGAAGATGCCTCTGATCAAGGAGGTATAGTTTAA